Proteins encoded together in one Oxalobacteraceae sp. CFBP 8761 window:
- a CDS encoding metallophosphoesterase — protein MRIQLFSDLHLERYPDFQPQILPGTDVVVLAGDIGSYQPGSRLLTQDFGLERFSPLLVPALAQAQVLFIPGNHEFDALDYDATYARLQETCARLGITWLDREIVTIDGVRFIGTTLWSDFDALVEEGAPLTKQLQQRTKAFRAANYYLSKNTTIKDGEPVLAEGIRALALDCQAWLRAALATPFEGKTVVVTHFAPSLESADPRYGKTPGTAGFCNSLDELFKRAQVWMHGHLHCANDYVVEGRDGPLSWGCRVVANPLGYLSKGEQEGYRPALVIEL, from the coding sequence ATGCGCATACAGCTTTTTTCCGACCTTCACCTCGAACGGTACCCCGACTTCCAGCCGCAGATCCTTCCCGGCACGGATGTCGTGGTGCTGGCCGGCGACATCGGCTCGTACCAACCCGGCTCGCGCCTGCTCACGCAGGACTTCGGGCTGGAACGTTTCTCACCGCTCCTGGTGCCTGCCCTGGCGCAGGCACAGGTCCTGTTCATCCCCGGTAACCACGAATTCGACGCGCTCGACTACGACGCTACCTACGCGCGACTGCAGGAAACCTGCGCGCGCCTGGGCATTACCTGGCTGGATCGCGAAATCGTCACGATCGATGGCGTGCGTTTCATCGGCACCACGCTGTGGAGCGACTTCGATGCGCTGGTGGAAGAGGGCGCGCCGCTGACCAAGCAGCTGCAGCAGCGCACCAAGGCCTTCCGCGCCGCGAACTACTACCTGAGCAAGAACACGACCATCAAGGATGGCGAGCCGGTACTGGCCGAAGGCATCCGCGCGCTGGCGCTCGATTGCCAGGCCTGGCTGCGCGCGGCGCTGGCCACGCCGTTCGAGGGCAAGACGGTCGTGGTCACGCATTTCGCCCCGAGCCTCGAAAGTGCCGACCCGCGCTACGGCAAGACGCCCGGCACGGCCGGCTTCTGCAATTCGCTCGATGAGCTGTTCAAGCGCGCGCAGGTATGGATGCATGGCCACCTGCACTGCGCGAACGACTACGTGGTCGAGGGCCGCGATGGCCCGCTGTCGTGGGGCTGCCGCGTCGTGGCCAATCCGCTCGGGTATCTGAGCAAGGGCGAGCAGGAAGGGTATCGCCCCGCGCTGGTGATCGAGCTGTAA
- a CDS encoding catecholate siderophore receptor Fiu gives MKAITSRKHSSTRNQVMRTALAAVLLPLGAQAAGIDAAAPVDVVPETKVEIVGKYENAFRAEQASSPKYTERLVDTAQTLQVIKKELFEQQGALTLTEALRNTPGVGAFFLGENGNTTTGDAIFMRGFDTSSSIFVDGVRDIGSISRDVFNLEQIEVLKGPAGTDNGRGSPTGSVNLVSKKASMTDAMSTAITGGSGSQKRVTADVNKVLNEERGIALRLNVLAQDAGSASRDVVENKRWAIAPSIGFGLNGATRVHLDYLHVDQNNIPDGGVYVIGLPGYTSPDRTRPFVTDGKKVDPKNFYGSTGDYDDVKADMATVRIEHDFSPTMKLQNTSRYGKTSQDYLLSAFLTSAANLGTPNPADPNTWTLARSIRTGKDQENKILTNVTTLTSQFDTGAVKHTLVSGLELTSERQTTWGLTGLGTLPAANIYNPNPNDAPTTPVNVRRTGAYNEGEVDTQSLYVFDTAKIGERWIINGGVRVDHFRADYSTVALTNNVLVPNRFKVGDNLVNGKLSALYKPTANSSVYAMVASSKQPPGGNFTVSGNANSAQNPIYDPQESTTTEFGGKLDLLKSKLSLSGALFRTDVKNEVEQDPVNLQYYQTGEKRVQGIELGATGELAPHWLVSAGYVYMDTSVEAGRNVTASGENSLTYTPKQSFTAWTSYDLPWGLRIGGGARFSDKLKRGTDGAIGTPAYTDSYWVVDAMLGYRLTKNIDLRLNVYNLTDEKYVVAINKSGYRYTPGVARSASLTANIGF, from the coding sequence ATGAAAGCAATAACAAGCCGCAAGCATTCGTCCACCCGCAACCAGGTCATGCGCACTGCGCTGGCCGCTGTCCTGCTGCCGCTCGGCGCGCAGGCTGCCGGCATCGATGCAGCGGCCCCCGTCGACGTCGTTCCGGAAACCAAGGTCGAGATCGTCGGCAAGTACGAAAACGCGTTCCGCGCCGAGCAGGCGTCGTCGCCCAAGTACACCGAGCGCCTGGTCGATACTGCGCAGACGCTCCAGGTCATCAAGAAAGAACTGTTCGAGCAGCAGGGCGCCCTGACACTCACCGAAGCGCTGCGCAACACGCCAGGCGTTGGCGCGTTCTTCCTGGGCGAGAACGGGAATACCACCACCGGCGATGCGATCTTCATGCGCGGCTTCGATACGTCGAGCTCCATTTTCGTTGACGGCGTGCGCGACATCGGTTCCATCTCGCGCGACGTCTTCAACCTCGAACAGATCGAAGTGCTCAAGGGCCCGGCGGGTACCGACAACGGGCGCGGCTCGCCGACCGGCTCGGTCAACCTGGTGTCGAAGAAGGCGAGCATGACGGATGCCATGTCCACCGCGATTACCGGCGGCAGCGGCTCGCAAAAGCGCGTCACGGCCGACGTCAACAAAGTGCTGAACGAAGAGCGCGGCATCGCGCTGCGCCTGAACGTGCTGGCCCAGGACGCAGGAAGCGCCTCGCGCGACGTGGTCGAGAACAAGCGCTGGGCAATCGCGCCGAGCATCGGCTTTGGCCTGAACGGCGCCACGCGCGTGCATCTGGACTACCTGCACGTCGACCAGAACAACATCCCTGACGGTGGCGTTTATGTCATCGGCCTGCCTGGCTACACGAGCCCGGACCGCACCCGGCCTTTCGTCACCGACGGCAAGAAGGTCGATCCGAAGAATTTCTATGGTTCGACCGGCGACTACGACGACGTGAAGGCCGACATGGCCACGGTGCGCATCGAGCATGACTTCTCGCCGACGATGAAGCTGCAGAACACGAGCCGCTACGGCAAGACGTCGCAGGACTACTTGCTCAGTGCATTCCTGACCAGCGCCGCCAACCTGGGCACCCCGAACCCGGCCGACCCGAACACGTGGACGCTGGCGCGCAGCATCCGCACCGGCAAGGATCAGGAAAATAAAATCCTGACCAACGTGACGACGCTGACGTCGCAGTTCGACACCGGCGCGGTCAAGCACACGCTGGTGAGCGGTCTGGAATTGACCAGCGAGCGCCAGACCACCTGGGGCCTGACTGGCCTGGGCACGCTGCCGGCCGCGAACATCTACAACCCGAACCCGAACGATGCGCCGACCACGCCCGTGAACGTGCGCCGCACCGGCGCCTATAACGAAGGCGAGGTCGATACCCAGAGCCTGTACGTGTTCGATACCGCCAAGATCGGCGAGCGCTGGATCATCAACGGCGGCGTGCGGGTCGATCATTTCCGCGCTGACTACTCGACCGTGGCGCTGACCAATAACGTGCTCGTGCCGAACCGCTTCAAGGTCGGCGACAACCTGGTCAACGGCAAGCTGTCGGCCCTGTACAAGCCGACCGCGAACAGCAGCGTGTATGCGATGGTGGCCAGCTCGAAGCAGCCGCCGGGCGGCAACTTCACCGTCTCGGGCAATGCCAACAGCGCGCAGAATCCGATCTACGATCCGCAGGAGTCGACGACCACCGAATTTGGCGGCAAGCTCGATCTTCTCAAGTCCAAGCTGTCGCTGTCGGGCGCGCTGTTCCGCACCGATGTCAAGAACGAGGTCGAGCAGGATCCGGTCAACCTGCAGTACTACCAGACGGGCGAGAAGCGCGTGCAGGGCATCGAGCTGGGCGCAACGGGCGAACTGGCACCGCACTGGCTCGTCAGCGCCGGCTACGTCTACATGGACACCAGCGTGGAAGCGGGCCGCAACGTGACCGCCTCGGGCGAGAACAGCCTGACCTACACGCCGAAGCAATCGTTCACCGCCTGGACCTCGTATGACCTGCCATGGGGCTTGCGCATCGGCGGCGGGGCGCGCTTCTCGGACAAGCTCAAACGCGGCACCGACGGCGCCATCGGCACCCCGGCCTACACCGATTCGTACTGGGTGGTCGATGCGATGCTGGGTTACCGCTTGACGAAGAACATCGACCTGCGCCTGAACGTCTACAACCTGACCGACGAAAAATACGTCGTCGCGATCAACAAGAGCGGCTACCGCTACACGCCCGGCGTGGCGCGTTCGGCCAGCCTGACGGCCAATATCGGGTTTTAA